A region from the Clavibacter sp. A6099 genome encodes:
- a CDS encoding NAD(P)H-dependent oxidoreductase, translated as MTALIVTAHPDPDSLTHHVARRLVAQLGADRTEVAHLAQEGFDPVFGMADRAAYAGGPAPADVLAEQARLDVVDHVVLVFPVWWWSMPALLKGWIDRVFIGGWAFDIDDDGRVHTHLERLTVHLLPVAGFGRASFARHGYLSAFQTQIGHGILDYCGARHGALAFVHDSESGDRDAVGAEVERAVAEVAAAVG; from the coding sequence ATGACCGCGCTCATCGTCACGGCCCATCCCGATCCCGACTCCCTCACCCACCACGTCGCCCGCCGGCTCGTCGCCCAGCTCGGGGCCGACCGGACGGAGGTCGCGCACCTCGCCCAGGAGGGCTTCGACCCGGTGTTCGGCATGGCCGACCGGGCCGCCTACGCCGGCGGCCCCGCGCCCGCGGACGTCCTCGCCGAGCAGGCGCGCCTTGACGTCGTGGACCACGTCGTGCTCGTCTTCCCCGTGTGGTGGTGGTCGATGCCGGCGCTCCTCAAGGGCTGGATCGACCGCGTCTTCATCGGCGGCTGGGCGTTCGACATCGACGATGACGGCCGCGTCCACACGCACCTGGAGCGCCTCACCGTGCACCTCCTGCCCGTGGCCGGCTTCGGTCGCGCGTCCTTCGCCCGGCACGGCTACCTGTCCGCGTTCCAGACGCAGATCGGCCACGGGATCCTCGACTACTGCGGCGCCCGCCACGGCGCCCTGGCGTTCGTGCACGACTCCGAGTCGGGTGACCGCGACGCCGTGGGCGCCGAGGTGGAGCGGGCCGTCGCGGAGGTGGCGGCGGCGGTCGGCTGA